One Onthophagus taurus isolate NC chromosome 11, IU_Otau_3.0, whole genome shotgun sequence genomic window carries:
- the LOC111415972 gene encoding protein kibra isoform X2: MWPLCYVRLPLDSDAYALRVHTLPGVFDVEKLTKNVHPRPAYSTLPASYVVADVGIPLEPGAYRRGNAVYAPRYPYGFAKKDIYNVKSQRLTIAEDEYNHLNNALATLTTSRTSLCSSTSSVSTKYDPDLLKSDVAMARNRVSRLKSELEQIKNEVTYTQRGVDTLTSVGQKLSRNQGMFYSITEAQAIMNELRNIQKSLSSGEKEKADLMQSLAKLKDEMTRLQLCESSPDASTLSLPQEKLSTASQTDLSCELLPIGTRLAEMAKMRLEYDEARKKVQMIQQKLADLEEKVQPGQEESDKDRLLLFQEKEQLLRELRSITPRTRSKEEMCDIQLECKRLEEDLNKAIEISNRAIADRLRLHEEKQLLLQQLRDALRAMTQLESQLKTLSASTLSVSSSSSLGSLSTTSSKGSLSSGLSFTDIYGGPQCMAVNMDKPVDMADLHRRVERLLKGNDSSQVNTPSPGRSQPSLSPRSSLSSVSPPVSPMYENLPCMIPPPSYEQIERDRKESEFHQNLFPSRLPIISSLTPFTDLLEGGNISNMSQGSGLGRPSRLSYESSGDPQLSPISETPPPTLDQDEGLQGATLSRTSSSGTNTRSVSAAVSDESVAGDSGVFEASNRKRLSGLFGGDDSDTAQVQIKVKYTTAESTLSICIERGRNLAALLIADDSEVYIKIALLPSAPCSTSVCCTRSVRDLRKPIFGDVFNFTIAANKIYTKTLQMNVWGRIGGQQEKCIGCAQVSLADFNPQSPSSKWYNILGLHFMETPNEDIKPESEDLSRPEPDLTYKYHSTHHQQFGTKEESSDDSTIISSQTSTLTRNQDCAGFQKDLLLPDLNPNLFDYEDDDSDEEEEEDENEEEEEGITVEFRPNDPLEVVVEDCDEEKEKYLDKQTNTECAFYPEHAKQMKINASGIDERHIKRSQTFSPAVSKNPYICKLNRSDSDSAMPLYRKGTNPFQRNAVERRSLRFRKQSGSLATLSTQTKSSESGRSHMPPTSRTSLDLELDLQAQQTRLHILNAELVRLRELKNRLEAAKEQGDTEIAAWVLEDRQFQNLVAQAENEKLMRTAEEKKVDKMLRRVSKEIYKLRKSKAGNGKPDLISFKEKMAFFTRINTTVPILPPEQSEDNSKPPEEINNQYSKSEGKSEEKSVEISSSTRYEYVVDRALGVEV; this comes from the exons ATGTGGCCCTTGTGCTACGTTCGTCTTCCTCTCGACAGCGACGCCTACGCCCTCCGGGTCCACACGCTTCCCGGTGTCTTCGACGTtgaaaaattaacgaaaaatgTTCATCCGCGACCGGCTTACAGCACTCTTCCCGCTTCTTACGTCGTTGCCGACGTGGGGATTCCCCTCGAACCCGGTGCTTATAGGAGAGGAAACGCTGTTTATGCACCTCGATATCCTTACGGATTT gCCAAAAAAGACATTTACAACGTAAAATCCCAACGGCTCACCATCGCCGAAGACGAATACAATCATCTTAACAATGCCTTAGCAACACTCACCACATCTAGAACAAGCC TGTGTTCATCAACGAGTAGCGTTAGCACAAAATACGATCCGGATCTTCTAAAATCGGACGTGGCAATGGCCAGAAATAGAGTTTCTCGATTAAAATCGGAATTGGAACAAATCAAAAACGAAGTGACGTACACACAAAGAGGGGTTGATACGTTAACGAGTGTCGGTCAAAAATTGAGTCGAAACCAAGGAATGTTTTATAGCATAACGGAAGCTCAAGCGATAATGAACGAATTAAGAAACATCCAAAAATCTTTATCGTCCGGGGAGAAAGAAAAAGCTGATTTAATGCAAAGTTTGGCGAAATTAAAAGATGAAATGACAAGGTTGCAACTTTGCGAAAGTTCGCCCGACGCTTCAACGCTAAGTTTACcccaagaaaaattaagtacCGCCTCACAAACGGATTTATCCTGTGAATTATTACCGATAGGAACAAGATTAGCGGAAATGGCAAAGATGCGATTGGAATATGATGAGGCGAGGAAAAAGGTGCAAatgattcaacaaaaattaGCCGATTTGGAGGAGAAAGTACAACCGGGACAAGAAGAATCCGATAAAgatcgtttattattatttcaagaaaaagaacaaCTACTAAGAGAATTAAGAAGCATAACACCAAGAACTAGATCGAAAGAAGAAATGTGTGATATCCAATTAGAGTGTAAAAGATTAGAAGAAGATCTTAACAAAGCGATTGAAATTAGTAACAGGGCAATCGCTGATAGATTAAGATTACACgaagaaaaacaattattattacaacaaTTAAGAGATGCTTTAAGAGCTATGACGCAATTAGAGTCACAATTAAAAACGTTATCGGCGAGTACGTTATCGGTTAGTAGTAGTTCTAGTCTTGGATCGTTGTCTACAACCAGTAGCAAAGGATCGTTAAGTTCCGGTTTGAGTTTTACGGATATTTACGGTGGTCCTCAATGTATGGCGGTTAACATGGATAAACCGGTTGATATGGCCGATTTACATCGAAGAGTCGAACGTTTATTAAAAGGAAACGACTCGTCGCAAGTTAACACACCATCTCCAGGTCGATCACAACCATCTTTATCGCCGAGAAGTTCTTTATCATCAGTTTCACCACCCGTCTCACCCATGTACGAAAATTTACCGTGTATGATACCGCCACCATCCTACGAACAAATCGAAAGAGATCGTAAAGAATCGGAATTCCATCAAAATTTATTCCCATCGCGACTTCCAATTATTTCGTCATTAACCCCATTTACAGACCTTTTAGAAGGTGGTAATATCAGTAATATGTCTCAAGGTAGTGGCTTAGGAAGGCCGTCTAGATTATCGTACGAAAGTTCTGGTGATCCTCAACTTTCCCCAATTTCTGAAACACCCCCGCCAACTCTCGATCAAGATGAAGGACTTCAAGGAGCAACTCTTTCAAGAACATCGTCATCCGGAACAAACACCCGATCAGTTTCCGCCGCTGTTAGCGATGAATCGGTTGCTGGTGATTCAGGTGTTTTTGAAGCTTCGAATCGTAAAAGATTATCCGGATTATTCGGCGGAGATGATTCCGATACAGCACAAgttcaaattaaagttaagtATACAACCGCTGAATCAACATTGAGTATTTGTATAGAAAGAGGAAGAAATCTAGCAGCGTTACTGATCGCTGACGATTCAGAAGTGTATATTAAAATAGCTTTGTTGCCTTCAGCACCTTGTTCGACATCGGTTTGTTGTACGAGATCAGTGCGAGATTTAAGAAAACCCATTTTCGgggatgtttttaattttacaatagCAGCGAATAAAATTTACACGAAAACTTTGCAAATGAACGTTTGGGGCCGAATCGGTGGTCAACAAGAAAAATGTATTGGTTGTGCCCAAGTTAGTTTAGCAGATTTCAACCCGCAAAGTCCATCATCGAAGTGGTACAACATTCTCGGTCTCCATTTCATGGAAACGCCAAACGAAGATATAAAACCTGAATCGGAAGATCTTTCGCGACCAGAACCTGACTTAACTTATAAATACCATTCAACGCATCATCAACAATTCGGCACCAAAGAAGAAAGTTCAGATGACTCAACTATAATTTCATCTCAAACGTCAACGTTAACGAGAAATCAAGATTGTGCAGGTTTCCAAAAAGATCTTCTCCTCCCAGATttaaatccaaaccttttcgATTACGAAGATGATGATTCTGATgaggaggaagaagaagatgaaaatGAAGAGGAGGAAGAAGGAATAACGGTTGAATTTCGCCCAAATGATCCTTTAGAAGTTGTTGTTGAAGATTGTgacgaagaaaaagaaaaatatttagataaaCAAACTAACACCGAGTGCGCTTTTTATCCCGAACACGCAAAACAGATGAAAATTAACGCATCCGGGATAGATGAAAGACATATCAAAAGATCACAAACGTTTTCGCCAGCTGTTTCAAAAAATCCCTACATATGTAAATTAAATCGAAGCGACAGCGACAGCGCAATGCCTTTGTATAGAAAAGGAACAAATCCTTTCCAAAGAAACGCCGTGGAAAGACGATCATTAAGATTTAGGAAACAATCGGGTTCTTTAGCAACACTTTCCACCCAAACGAAATCTTCAGAAAGTGGAAGAAGTCACATGCCACCAACATCGAGAACTTCGTTAGATTTAGAATTGGATCTGCAAGCGCAACAGACCCGATTGCACATTTTGAACGCGGAATTGGTACGATTGAGGGAGTTAAAAAATCGACTTGAAGCAGCAAAAGAACAAGGCGACACCGAAATCGCCGCTTGGGTTCTTGAAGATagacaatttcaaaatttggtcGCCCAAGctgaaaatgaaaagttaaTGAGGACCGCTGAAGAAAAGAAAGTTGATAAAATGTTAAGGAGGGTTTCAAaggaaatttataaattaagaaaaagtaAAGCTGGAAATGGAAAACCTGATCTTATCTCTTTCAA